From Oncorhynchus masou masou isolate Uvic2021 chromosome 7, UVic_Omas_1.1, whole genome shotgun sequence, one genomic window encodes:
- the LOC135543483 gene encoding ribose-phosphate pyrophosphokinase 2-like, with protein sequence MPNIVLFSGSSHQDLSQKVADRLGLELGKVITKKFSNQETCVEIGESVRGEDVYIVQSGCGEINDNLMELLIMINACKIASSSRVTAVIPCFPYARQDKKDKSRAPISAKLVANMLSVAGADHIITMDLHASQIQGFFDIAVDNLYAEPAVLQWIRENIPEWKNSCIVSPDAGGAKRVTSIADRLNVEFALIHKERKKANEVDRMVLVGDVKDRVAILVDDMADTCGTICKAAEKLIDAGAIKVYAILTHGIFSGPAITRINDAPFEAVVVTNTIPQEEKMKSCPKIQIIDIAMILAEAIRRTHNGESVSYLFSHVPL encoded by the exons ATGCCGAACATCGTGCTTTTCAGCGGGAGCTCCCACCAAGACCTGTCACAAAAAGTGGCTGATCGCCTCGGACTGGAATTGGGGAAAGTGATTACGAAGAAATTCTCCAACCAAGAAACATG CGTGGAGATCGGGGAGAGCGTGCGCGGCGAGGACGTCTACATTGTGCAGAGCGGCTGCGGCGAGATCAATGACAACCTGATGGAGCTGCTGATCATGATCAACGCGTGCAAGATCGCCTCGTCGTCCCGCGTCACCGCCGTCATCCCCTGCTTCCCCTACGCCCGGCAGGATAAAAAAGACAAG AGTCGTGCTCCTATCTCAGCCAAGCTGGTGGCCAACATGCTGTCTGTAGCCGGCGCCGACCACATCATCACAATGGACCTCCACGCCTCGCAGATCCAG GGATTCTTCGACATCGCCGTGGACAACCTGTATGCAGAGCCCGCGGTCCTCCAGTGGATCCGGGAGAACATTCCAGAGTGGAAGAACAGCTGCATCGTGTCCCCTGACGCTGGAGGAGCCAAACG AGTGACCTCCATAGCTGACCGTCTGAATGTGGAGTTTGCCCTCATCcacaaggagaggaagaaggccaACGAGGTGGACCGCATGGTCCTGGTCGGAGACGTGAAGGACCGCGTGGCCATCTTGGTCGACGACATGGCCGACACCTGCGGTACCATCTGCAAAGCTGCTGAGAA ATTGATTGATGCCGGTGCGATCAAGGTCTATGCTATCCTCACGCACGGCATATTTTCCGGTCCGGCCATCACGCGAATCAACGATGCTCCCTTCGAGGCCGTGGTGGTCACCAACACCATACCCCAGGAGGAGAAGATGAAGTCATGCCCAAAGATACAG
- the LOC135543484 gene encoding LOW QUALITY PROTEIN: FERM and PDZ domain-containing protein 4-like (The sequence of the model RefSeq protein was modified relative to this genomic sequence to represent the inferred CDS: inserted 1 base in 1 codon), whose product MDVFGFAKMAKLSGHKTKSSGWPPPSGSWGTLPGTPYGWDMGSSRDGRDYFSNHVSQSSSLEEVHRLDGVQQVPPAPRLVEMRRDPVLGFGFVAGSEKPVVVRSVTPGGPSEGKLIPGDEIIMINDEAVSSAPRERVIDLVRNCKESIMLTVVQPYPSPKSAFISAAKKAKLKSNPVKVRFAEEVIINGQVPNTVKDNSLLFMQNVLKVYLENGQTKSFRFDCSTSIKDVIMTLQEKLSIKCIEHFSLMLEQRTEGSGSKLLLLHEQEMLTRVTQRPGSDKMKCFFRISFVPKDPVDLLRRDAVAFEYLYVQSCNDVVLERFGSELKYDAALRLAALQMYVLTMTTRQLQKVSLKYIQKEWGLALFIPQAVMTSMKEKNIKKALTHILKTNQNLVPPGKKLTALQAKVHYLKYLSELRLYGGRVFKSILLQGEKQTEVTLLVGPRYGISHVINAKTNLMALLADFSHVNRIEILTEDDINVRVELHVMDVRPITLIMESSDAMNLACLTAGYYRLLVDSRRSIFNMAHCNSIAEEMDQDNLLEWPYSTSLDSCGDPNAAGQDERYSSDMDFSNNGGRENNISPYILEPQXPYPNPAAEREAVGGAEESPAPTSPPARNKPQDSPRSAKVSFIFGDPPLNTVNPQNFGYERLMDESPEVPEHRPIAYLHNNVNNPGDFRTQVPVPFQFADGMPHVVYSNIGEELVEEPLLRDLCYADTTDDAEDEDDASCEEDSTGTGGGEGGGGGTMAASKATILTLSGSSDDIIDLTSLPPPEGGDDDDDDTDSVLHSLNLAIAAPPPGFRDSSDEESPESRPLATAGNNDMPVSLIDAVPTGSHGEGSGRERRLEDAMVTTLQALEALTVSEERPHPPRPQRPQPNSNPGVQMSRAFSPESSSDSGNETNSSEMTETMEQAAAHKLIHENHRRLLIATSEGYQPLTEEKTDFPISPRVATQKKAHSPSHHRDGGPPSSSALPKQTLHPDDIELDPETTDSLTNLSSGFSKRPNSVVVGGKRLKKLADTNGKFNTFSTRDGHRGSQLDVERTSFCERLQRRPPLPLPENSISIMAENLAVNSLPRSHRRLPRPPPPHPERTEPEEEPGEAAVGDTGAMGGQQEEYLGGAAGPFPSSPTKKTRDPPGGQGDAPGEQRQQVRQGVARLCEYHLAKRISSLQSEAHNSLQGSQCSSLDAGCSTGSSACGTPTDSPLCAPDGNHHPLSESSTSLRVFTYEDKAPHGTPGQIPVGRDLHPQADPTLLRKMLPNIHPPGSDTSREGSLRSAKMKETTGSIAKRSNLQNDLHAKTACVRGANLKEGNESYRQLINYLTVSQMHQGGRLHSAGLGGGVRKDTRRYITSNPQLIEMVRSKGNTIHRYPCMSSSPFLSPSLVNPNAVTSRGDKGPRPYHSATLPAKLKSNPDLHAQRPADSVEVRPSGTERSSSFSGLESELERGAIDPEVERFLSLRDNIHGGGGGGGMVHRPPSRARSVMSQSGASICGPEDWLRSNCRTKHAIRQTPNDYLCFSTAPSVARTEQLGTSLGAEAGDHPSAFTKQARALATAPPPPPPPPPPPPLPANMSTHNSTVPKQESTVTYRQNHIPSVTARLHHQCEPNMNSLQRGMDSSMNSLHLGREPSTNSLQRDREPSINSLHLGREPSINSLHLGRELSTNSLQRDREPSTNSLHLGKEPSINSLQRGRELRRSTSNVTAGSGSVEVLFDKGRTKCQQGPVDPKLQRRPTRKRLSKSYSQGSVASTCWSAGGRDSRRASVMFPLQKDAKHMKSSQKMDSSSPWRCHGPFSYCFFKRKSQAEEDEVEGGEMGERGESSRRCHGREMEEAASIYGLATDAAGDQLYSEVLTNMSFSDRLSRINTLKDRMYVFPVGFSDVRRDASELIALVRSSVGRGDRSGQVPQITADLSQYKQLLSIESKELGRACRRMAQAHGSPEEMLLAITCSFQVLCCLSEACMCLVRGLRASATQQQREVVAKVDELVMNYICLLRAAEAASIGAPSDHSVNALVRHSSTMSAIANALTRSLKTLLSK is encoded by the exons CCACAAGACCAAATCATCAGGCTGGCCTCCCCCCTCTGGATCCTGGGGCACCCTGCCGGGAACCCCCTATGGCTGGGATATGGGCTCTTCCAGGGACGGCCGAGACTACTTCAGCAA CCACGTGTCCCAGAGCAGCTCCCTGGAGGAGGTGCACCGTCTGGATGGGGTGCAGCAGGTGCCCCCTGCCCCCCGGCTGGTGGAGATGAGACGGGACCCCGTCCTGGGGTTCGGCTTCGTGGCCGGGAGCGAAAAACCGGTGGTGGTCCGCTCCGTCACGCCTG GAGGTCCCTCGGAGGGAAAGCTGATCCCAGGAGATGAGATCATCATGATCAACGACGAGGCAGTCAGCTCAGCGCCCAGGGAACGAGTCATCGACCTCGTCAG AAACTGTAAGGAGTCCATTATGTTGACTGTTGTCCAGCCGTACCCT TCGCCCAAATCAGCGTTCATCAGTGCAGCCAAAAAAGCCAAGCTCAAGTCCAATCCGGTCAAAGTGCGCTTCGCAGAAGAGGTCATCATTAACGGTCAGGTTCCG AACACAGTGAAGGACAACTCCCTCCTCTTCATGCAGAACGTTCTGAAGGTGTACCTAGAGAACGGGCAGACCAAGTCGTTTCGGTTCGACTGCAGCACATCCATCAAG GATGTTATCATGACCCTACAAGAGAAGCTGTCCATCAAGTGCATTGAGCACTTCTCCCTGATGCTGGAGCAGCGGACGGAGGGATCGGGCAGCAAGCTGCTACTCTTGCATGAGCAGGAGATGCTAACTCGG GTGACACAGAGGCCGGGGTCCGATAAGATGAAATGTTTCTTCAGAATCAGCTTCGTCCCCAAGGACCCGGTGGATCTGCTCAGACGGGATGCTGTGGCATTTGAATACCTCTACGTTCAG AGCTGTAACGATGTGGTTCTGGAGCGCTTTGGCTCAGAGCTGAAGTACGACGCCGCGCTACGATTGGCCGCTCTGCAGATGTACGTCCTCACCATGACGACCAGACAGCTGCAGAAGGTCTCGCTCAAATACATCCA GAAGGAGTGGGGTCTGGCACTTTTCATCCCACAAGCAGTGATGACCAGCatgaaggagaagaacatcaaGAAAGCACTGACGCACATCCTCAAAACCAATCAGAACCTAGTGCCTCCGGGAAAAAAG TTGACTGCATTGCAGGCTAAAGTGCACTACTTGAAGTATCTCAGTGAGCTGAGGTTGTATGGAGGGAGAGTGTTCAAATCCATACTTTTG CAAGGGGAGAAGCAGACAGAGGTGACCTTGCTAGTGGGGCCCAGGTACGGCATCAGTCATGTGATCAACGCCAAGACCAACCTGATGGCCCTGCTGGCAGACTTCAGCCACGTGAACCGCATCGAGATCCTCACAGAGGATGATATCAACGTCCGCGTGGAGCTACACGTCATGGATGTCAGG CCCATCACGTTGATAATGGAGTCTAGTGATGCCATGAACCTGGCGTGTCTGACAGCAGGGTACTACCGACTCCTAGTGGACTCGAGGAGATCTATCTTCAACATGGCCCACTGCAACAGCATCGCTGAAGAAATGG ATCAGGACAATCTTCTGGAGTGGCCGTACAGCACTTCGTTAGACAGCTGTGGGGACCCCAATGCTGCCGGCCAGGACGAGCGTTACAGCAGTGACATGGACTTCTCTaacaatggagggagagagaacaacatcTCTCCCTACATCCTCGAGCCCC CACCATACCCTAACCCTGCAGCAGAACGAGAGGCCGTCGGAGGGGCGGAGGAGTCCCCagcccccacctctccccctgcCAGAAACAAACCCCAAGACTCCCCCCGGAGCGCCAAGGTCTCCTTCATCTTCGGAGACCCCCCTTTGAACACTGTTAACCCCCAGAACTTTGGCTACGAGCGCCTGATGGATGAGAGTCCCGAGGTGCCCGAGCACAGGCCCATAGCCTACTTGCACAACAACGTCAACAACCCGGGGGACTTTAGGACCCAGGTGCCCGTGCCCTTCCAATTCGCCGACGGCATGCCGCATGTGGTCTACAGCAACATCGGCGAGGAGCTGGTGGAGGAACCGCTGCTAAGGGACCTTTGTTATGCAGACACCACGGACGACGCCGAGGATGAGGACGACGCCAGCTGTGAGGAAGACTCTACCGGGACGGGagggggggagggtggagggggcgGCACGATGGCGGCGAGCAAAGCCACGATCCTCACCCTCTCGGGCTCCAGCGATGACATCATCGACCTGACCTCACTTCCTCCCCCCGAGGGGGgcgatgatgacgatgatgatacCGACAGTGTCCTCCATTCGCTAAATCTCGCCATTGCCGCCCCGCCCCCGGGGTTCAGAGACAGTTCTGATGAGGAGAGTCCCGAGAGTCGCCCTTTGGCCACTGCTGGCAACAATGACATGCCCGTGTCGCTGATCGACGCTGTCCCCACGGGGTCGCATGGTGAGGGGAGCGGCAGGGAAAGGAGGCTGGAGGATGCCATGGTAACAACCCTGCAGGCACTGGAAGCCCTGACCGTGTCCGAGGAGAGGCCACACCCACCACGCCCACAGCGACCACAGCCCAACAGTAATCCAG GTGTGCAAATGTCTCGAGCTTTCAGTCCTGAGTCTTCCTCTGACTCAGGCAATGAGACTAACTCCTCAGAGATGACCGAGACCATGGAGCAGGCCGCCGCCCACAAACTCATCCACGAGAACCACAGGCGCCTCCTTATCGCCACCTCCGAAGGCTACCAGCCTCTGACGGAGGAAAAGACAGACTTCCCCATCTCGCCCAGAGTGGCCACCCAAAAGAAAGCCCACAGCCCCTCCCACCATCGAGACGGCGGGCCGCCGTCGTCCTCCGCGCTCCCTAAACAGACCCTCCATCCAGATGACATAGAGCTGGATCCAGAAACCACTGATTCTCTGACTAACCTCTCCTCCGGCTTCAGCAAGCGACCCAACTCCGTGGTTGTTGGAGGGAAACGGCTAAAAAAGTTGGCCGACACCAACGGGAAGTTCAACACGTTCAGTACCAGAGACGGCCACAGGGGGAGCCAGCTGGATGTGGAGCGTACCTCGTTCTGCGAGAGGCTGCAGAGAAGGCCGCCTCTTCCTCTACCAGAGAATTCCATCTCCATCATGGCGGAGAACCTGGCGGTGAACAGCCTGCCAAGGAGTCACCGCAGGCTGCCgcgcccccctcccccacaccctGAACGGACAGAGCCTGAGGAGGAACCGGGGGAGGCTGCAGTGGGGGACACTGGGGCTATGGGCGGCCAGCAGGAAGAGTACCTGGGGGGAGCGGCAggtcccttcccctcctcccctaccaAGAAGACCCGGGACCCCCCCGGTGGACAGGGAGATGCCCCAGGGGAGCAGCGGCAGCAAGTGAGGCAAGGGGTTGCCCGGCTGTGTGAGTACCACCTAGCCAAACGGATCTCGTCCCTCCAGAGCGAGGCTCACAACTCCCTGCAGGGCTCCCAGTGCTCATCACTGGACGCGGGCTGCAGCACGGGGAGCAGCGCCTGTGGCACCCCAACGGATTCGCCCCTCTGTGCCCCCGACGGCAACCACCACCCGCTCTCCGAATCTTCCACGTCCCTCAGGGTTTTCACCTATGAGGACAAGGCTCCCCATGGCACCCCGGGCCAGATCCCTGTGGGCAGGGACCTCCACCCCCAAGCAGACCCCACACTCCTGCGGAAGATGCTGCCCAACATACACCCTCCTGGGTCAGACACCAGCAGAGAGGGTTCCCTCCGGTCGGCCAAGATGAAAGAAACCACAGGTAGTATCGCTAAAAGGAGTAACCTTCAAAATGATCTGCATGCCAAGACAGCCTGTGTAAGGGGTGCTAACCTCAAGGAGGGGAACGAGTCCTATAGGCAGCTCATTAACTACCTGACAGTGAGCCAGATGCACCAGGGAGGCAGGTTGCACAGTGCAGGCCTGGGAGGGGGAGTCAGGAAGGACACTAGGAGATATATTACCAGTAATCCCCAACTGATAGAGATGGTTAGGAGTAAAGGGAACACCATTCACCGCTATCCCTGCATGTCCTCCTCACCCTTCCTCAGCCCGAGTCTAGTGAACCCCAATGCAGTCACCTCTCGGGGTGACAAAGGCCCCCGGCCCTATCACTCCGCCACCCTGCCCGCTAAGTTGAAGAGCAATCCTGACTTGCATGCTCAGAGACCCGCTGACAGTGTTGAAGTAAGGCCCAGTGGCACAGAGAGGAGTAGCTCCTTTTCGGGCCTCGAGAGTGAGTTAGAGAGGGGCGCCATCGACCCTGAGGTTGAGCGGTTCCTGTCCCTGAGGGACAACATccatggagggggtgggggtgggggcatGGTCCACAGGCCCCCCTCCAGGGCGCGGAGTGTGATGTCCCAAAGCGGTGCCAGCATCTGTGGCCCAGAGGACTGGCTCAGATCTAACTGCAGGACAAAGCATGCCATCCGACAGACTCCTAACGATTATCTCTGTTTTTCTACTGCCCCTAGTGTAGCTCGCACAGAGCAGCTGGGGACGTCACTGGGAGCGGAAGCAGGAGATCACCCATCAGCTTTCACTAAGCAGGCCAGAGCCCTTGCCACAGCtccgccccctcctcctccaccacctcctccacctcccctacCAGCCAACATGAGCACCCACAACTCCACTGTGCCAAAGCAGGAGTCCACCGTCACATACAGACAAAACCACATCCCGTCAGTCACAGCCAGGCTCCACCACCAGTGCGAGCCCAATATGAACAGCCTCCAGAGGGGCATGGACTCCAGTATGAACAGCCTCCACTTGGGCAGGGAACCCAGCACCAACAGCCTGCAGCGGGACAGGGAGCCCAGCATCAACAGCCTCCACCTGGGCAGGGAGCCCAGCATAAACAGCCTCCACCTGGGCAGAGAGCTCAGCACCAACAGCCTGCAGCGGGACAGGGAGCCCAGCACCAACAGCCTCCACCTGGGCAAGGAGCCCAGCATCAATAGCCTGCAGCGGGGAAGGGAGCTCAGACGGAGCACCAGTAATGTAACGGCGGGCTCCGGGAGTGTGGAGGTGCTCTTCGACAAAGGCAGAACCAAGTGCCAGCAAGGACCAGTTGACCCCAAACTACAGAGGAGACCCACGAGGAAGAGGCTGTCGAAGAGCTACTCGCAGGGCTCAGTAGCGTCCACGTGCTGGTCGGCTGGGGGCAGAGACAGCCGGAGGGCCTCAGTGATGTTCCCCCTGCAGAAGGACGCCAAGCACATGAAGAGCTCGCAGAAGATGGACTCGAGCAGCCCCTGGAGGTGCCACGGTCCCTTCAGCTACTGCTTCTTCAAGAGGAAGAGCCAGGCAGAGGAGGATGAGGTAGAGGGGGGTGAGATGGGCGAGAGGGGCGAGAGTTCCAGGCGCTGCCATGGCAGGGAAATGGAGGAAGCAGCGTCTATCTACGGCCTGGCCACGGACGCAGCAGGCGACCAGCTCTACAGTGAGGTCCTGACCAACATGAGCTTCAGCGACAGGCTGTCGCGCATTAACACGCTCAAAGACCGCATGTACGTCTTCCCCGTTGGCTTCTCGGATGTACGCCGCGACGCCAGCGAGCTCATCGCCCTAGTGCGCTCAAGCGTAGGCAGGGGGGACCGCAGCGGCCAGGTGCCACAGATCACAGCCGACCTGTCCCAATACAAGCAGCTGCTGTCCATCGAGTCTAAAGAGCTGGGGCGGGCATGTCGCAGGATGGCCCAGGCCCACGGCAGCCCAGAGGAGATGCTGCTGGCCATCACCTGCAGTTTCCAGGTGCTGTGCTGCCTGTCTGAGGCCTGCATGTGCCTGGTGAGGGGCCTGAGGGCATCAGCCACCCAACAGCAGAGGGAGGTGGTGGCCAAGGTGGATGAGCTGGTCATGAACTACATCTGCCTGCTGCGCGCAGCCGAGGCGGCGTCCATCGGAGCGCCCAGCGACCACAGCGTCAATGCCCTGGTCCGCCACTCCAGCACCATGTCAGCCATCGCCAACGCACTCACCCGCTCCCTCAAAACGCTGCTTAGCAAGTAG